ATGCAGCTTTTCTTGCCATTCCTGCGTTGGCTTGTTAGTCACTCGCCATCCGTTGGGGTGCTTGCGTGCAAGCTGAGAGGCAATAGCCAACCCATCGAACCTGATCCGGTCAATACCGGCGGAGGGAACGGAAATTGGGCTAAGTCACTTAACCCTCCCATGTTCCCCCCTCTCTAAGGTGTTTGGCAAAGTTGCAAGGGGAAGTGCATGGCAAAGGCGGCATTAACGATCGCAGGCTCTGACAGTGGCGGCGGCGCTGGGGTTCAAGCGGATCTAAAGACTTTTTCCGCGTTGGGGGTTTTCGGCACCAGCGCGATCACGGCCATTACCGCCCAAAATACGCTGGACGTGACGGCAGTTGAAGCGATTTCGAACCCGGTTGTCGCCGCGCAAATCAAAGCTGTCTTGGATGATATCGATGTGCAAGCGGTGAAAATTGGTATGCTGGGCGCGCCCGATTTGATCGAGACTGTCGCCGCTGCGTTGGCGGCGTTTGCTGGCCCAATTGTGCTGGATCCGGTCATGTTGTCAAAATCCGGCGTGGCTTTGCTGCCCAGTGATGCCGTTGATGCATTGGTGCAGCATTTGGTGCCAATGGCCCATGTGCTGACCCCAAACTTACCCGAAGCGGCGCGAATTCTGAACGTGGCCGAGGCCACCGATGACGACGCGGTACTGGCCCAGGGCGCGCGATTGCTTGCGCTGGGCTGCAAGGCTGTGGTGATGAAAGGCGGCCACGCCAAAGGCGAGGTTTGCCGTGACTGGTTGTTAACGGATCAAGGCGCAATGGCGTTTGAAGCACCGCGCATTGACACCCGCAACACCCATGGCACCGGTTGCACCATGTCATCGGCCATTGCCGCCGAGTTGGCCAAGGGGGCTGATCTCTCTGACGCTGTCGCGCGGGCACATGCCTGGTTGCACAAAGCAATAGTGGCGTCAGATCAGATCGACATCGGTCAGGGCCACGGACCCGTGCATCATTTCCATGAGGTTTGGAGATGAATAAGAAAATCACAATTTTCGGTGGTGGCGT
This portion of the Cognatishimia sp. WU-CL00825 genome encodes:
- the thiD gene encoding bifunctional hydroxymethylpyrimidine kinase/phosphomethylpyrimidine kinase, which codes for MAKAALTIAGSDSGGGAGVQADLKTFSALGVFGTSAITAITAQNTLDVTAVEAISNPVVAAQIKAVLDDIDVQAVKIGMLGAPDLIETVAAALAAFAGPIVLDPVMLSKSGVALLPSDAVDALVQHLVPMAHVLTPNLPEAARILNVAEATDDDAVLAQGARLLALGCKAVVMKGGHAKGEVCRDWLLTDQGAMAFEAPRIDTRNTHGTGCTMSSAIAAELAKGADLSDAVARAHAWLHKAIVASDQIDIGQGHGPVHHFHEVWR